A single genomic interval of Xyrauchen texanus isolate HMW12.3.18 chromosome 48, RBS_HiC_50CHRs, whole genome shotgun sequence harbors:
- the LOC127639900 gene encoding tumor necrosis factor alpha-induced protein 8-like protein 1 isoform X1, producing MFHECLTDIMDAFNTKSLALQAQKKLMSKMATKTVANLFIDDTSTEVLDELYRVTKEYTHNRKEAQKIIKNLIKMVVKLGVLYRNGQFNNEELALVERFRKKVHTLAMTAVSFYQIEFTFDRHVMSDLLNDCRELLHQAINRHLTAKSHSRINHVFNHFSDCDFLAALYAPSGVYRTHLQKICEGVNKMLDDGNL from the exons atgtttcatgaatgtCTAACAG ACATCATGGATGCTTTCAACACGAAGAGCCTGGCTCTGCAGGCCCAGAAGAAACTCATGAGCAAGATGGCGACCAAGACGGTGGCTAACCTCTTCATAGACGACACCAGCACCGAGGTACTAGACGAGCTGTATCGAGTGACCAAAGAGTACACGCACAACCGCAAGGAAGCCCAAAAGATCATCAAGAACCTCATTAAGATGGTGGTCAAGTTGGGCGTCCTCTACCGAAACGGCCAGTTCAACAACGAGGAGCTGGCGCTGGTGGAACGCTTCCGAAAGAAAGTGCACACTCTCGCCATGACGGCCGTTAGCTTCTACCAGATCGAGTTCACTTTTGATCGTCACGTCATGAGCGATCTACTCAATGATTGCCGTGAACTGCTACACCAGGCTATCAACCGCCACCTAACGGCGAAATCTCACAGTCGTATCAACCACGTCTTCAATCACTTTTCTGACTGTGACTTTCTCGCGGCGCTCTATGCACCTTCGGGAGTTTACCGCACGCACTTGCAGAAAATTTGTGAAGGAGTCAACAAGATGCTGGATGATGGCAATCTTTGA
- the LOC127639900 gene encoding tumor necrosis factor alpha-induced protein 8-like protein 1 isoform X2, whose amino-acid sequence MDAFNTKSLALQAQKKLMSKMATKTVANLFIDDTSTEVLDELYRVTKEYTHNRKEAQKIIKNLIKMVVKLGVLYRNGQFNNEELALVERFRKKVHTLAMTAVSFYQIEFTFDRHVMSDLLNDCRELLHQAINRHLTAKSHSRINHVFNHFSDCDFLAALYAPSGVYRTHLQKICEGVNKMLDDGNL is encoded by the coding sequence ATGGATGCTTTCAACACGAAGAGCCTGGCTCTGCAGGCCCAGAAGAAACTCATGAGCAAGATGGCGACCAAGACGGTGGCTAACCTCTTCATAGACGACACCAGCACCGAGGTACTAGACGAGCTGTATCGAGTGACCAAAGAGTACACGCACAACCGCAAGGAAGCCCAAAAGATCATCAAGAACCTCATTAAGATGGTGGTCAAGTTGGGCGTCCTCTACCGAAACGGCCAGTTCAACAACGAGGAGCTGGCGCTGGTGGAACGCTTCCGAAAGAAAGTGCACACTCTCGCCATGACGGCCGTTAGCTTCTACCAGATCGAGTTCACTTTTGATCGTCACGTCATGAGCGATCTACTCAATGATTGCCGTGAACTGCTACACCAGGCTATCAACCGCCACCTAACGGCGAAATCTCACAGTCGTATCAACCACGTCTTCAATCACTTTTCTGACTGTGACTTTCTCGCGGCGCTCTATGCACCTTCGGGAGTTTACCGCACGCACTTGCAGAAAATTTGTGAAGGAGTCAACAAGATGCTGGATGATGGCAATCTTTGA
- the LOC127639932 gene encoding uncharacterized protein LOC127639932 translates to MFLETKGPATPTRFQLRNGLHAQRDMGQHLPRPKGELLAYFGSGDHVCNTCGPKHANSSCSGCKHTSMQHLANQGVPGGLDVVGQSGKTELTRVQQYNSVSVNSISRECSLVVHQQQTEPHLCLRDCDLDLSTQLRGHGNCGVPVCVEGQQSGSVRGALLKKRHASVWMESYEDCIAADSSTFNYGHCTPNGQETLSRSLGHRSQDLIGPSLTREVMLSNKDANKLNINHQTKVAQGDLNGPGSGTLSTNKTQRAIQDQLQRVVVNLEEVLHDLKEIHLEMKEVVKQIDVLTADIEMGEDVPGDSLWRCHSSRVDTSEGELESSRHGINRKVFSHGVHSDKPPKGSVKRSLEGKKELCSSTKAHPSCTSTLPVAPPAYPIKDQWLYDAKQRLKSPQEMAASQRHESGTATGHRGRKPPPYSYASTVGRVNPKAKDKSQKTPPYPFRRRLLSTIV, encoded by the exons ATGTTCCTAGAGACTAAAGGACCAGCCACACCAACCCGATTTCAACTACGAAATGGATTACATGCTCAGAGGGATATGGGTCAACATCTGCCAAGACCTAAAGGTGAATTGCTTGCCTATTTTGGGAGTGGGGACCACGTATGTAACACCTGTGGACCAAAGCATGCAAATTCCTCCTGCAGTGGATGCAAGCACACTTCCATGCAACATCTAGCCAACCAGGGGGTTCCTGGAGGACTAGATGTGGTTGGCCAGAGTGGTAAGACAGAGTTAACCAGAGTGCAGCAATATAACAGTGTCTCTGTGAACTCCATCTCAAGAGAATGCAGCCTTGTGGTCCACCAACAACAGACCGAGCCACACCTCTGCTTGAGGGATTGTGATCTGGACTTGTCAACACAGTTAAGGGGGCATGGAAACTGTGGAGTGCCTGTTTGTGTGGAGGGGCAACAATCAGGCTCTGTGAGAGGGGCCCTTCTTAAGAAGCGGCATGCTTCAGTCTGGATGGAATCCTATGAAGACTGCATTGCCGCTGATAGTTCAACCTTTAATTATGGACATTGCACTCCTAATGGACAGGAAACTTTAAGTAGATCGTTGGGACATAGGTCGCAAGACTTGATCGGACCCAGTCTGACACGTGAAGTTATGCTTTCTAACAAAGATGCCAACAAACTCAATATTAACCACCAAACGAAAGTTGCCCAAGGGGATCTCAATGGACCAGGAAGTGGGACTTTGAGTACTAACAAGACCCAAAGAGCAATTCAGGACCAGCTTCAGAGAGTAGTGGTGAATCTTGAGGAGGTTCTACATGACCTGAAAGAGATACATCTGGAAATGAAGGAG GTGGTCAAGCAGATAGACGTGTTGACCGCCGACATTGAAATGGGCGAAGATGTACCAGGGGACTCTTTATGGAGATGCCACTCAAGTAGGGTAGATACGAGCGAAGGTGAATTGGAGTCATCGAGACATGGAATTAACAGGAAGGTGTTCTCTCATGGGGTCCACTCTGACAAGCCACCAAAGGGTAGTGTAAAGCGAAGTTTAGAGGGGAAAAAGGAACTTTGTTCATCAACCAAAGCCCATCCTTCATGCACAAGCACCCTACCTGTAGCCCCACCAGCGTACCCCATTAAAGATCAATGGCTTTATGATGCAAAACAAAGACTGAAATCACCTCAGGAGATGGCCGCTTCCCAAAGACATGAATCAGGGACTGCGACAGGACACAGAGGCAGGAAACCACCTCCTTACTCCTATGCCAGCACTGTCGGAAGAGTGAATCCTAAAGCAAAAGACAAAAGTCAGAAAACGCCACCTTACCCTTTTAGACGGAGACTGCTCTCGACTATTGTTTGA
- the LOC127639474 gene encoding myeloid-derived growth factor-like has protein sequence MAFQWQMSVGLSDDDMLFSCSVWRPQGKTYLFFTQFKAEIKGAKIEYTTAYSQTDVGGQRDVALKEEEYIVSESTVTHKDRKFRSELSKLTVIGRTRHNEL, from the exons ATGGCATTT CAATGGCAAATGAGTGTTGGACTAAGTGATGATGACATGCTGTTTTCCTGTTCAGTATGGAG GCCCCAAGGGAAGACTTACTTGTTTTTCACCCAGTTCAAAGCCGAAATAAAAGGAGCCAAGATTGAGTACACCACCGCATAT tcccaGACAGACGTGGGTGGACAGAGGGATGTTGCTTTGAAAGAAGAAGAGTACATTGTGTCAGAGTCCACAG TGACCCACAAAGATAGAAAATTCCGTTCCGAGCTCTCAAAGCTCACTGTCATTGGTCGGACACGCCACAATGAACTCTGA
- the mibp gene encoding muscle-specific beta 1 integrin binding protein: protein MKYIIGIGGVTNGGKTTLTNRLIKALPNCCVVHQDDFFKSPDQIAVGADGFKQWDVITALDMEAMVNTVKGWVENPVKFARSHGIQVMQATESQMHTLIIEGFLLYNYKPLVEFFDKSFFITIPYEECKRRRSTRQYTVPDPPGLFDGHVWPMYLKHRLEMENCGLPIEYLNGLKAKDEIYNQVYEDVHNTLLNRL, encoded by the exons ATGAAGTACATCATTGGAATTGGGGG tgtGACTAATGGTGGTAAAACCACCCTGACGAACAGATTAATCAAAGCTTTACCAAACTGCTGTGTGGTCCACCAGGATGACTTTTTCAAG TCACCGGATCAGATAGCGGTTGGAGCGGACGGCTTTAAACAGTGGGATG TGATCACAGCTCTGGATATGGAGGCCATGGTGAACACCGTCAAGGGCTGGGTTGAGAACCCAGTAAAGTTTGCCCGCTCTCATGGCATCCAGGTGATGCAGGCCACGGAGAGCCAAATGCACACACTGATCATAGAAGGATTTCTACTGTACAACTACAA GCCTTTGGTGGAGTTCTTTGACAAATCGTTTTTTATAACTATCCCATACGAGGAGTGCAAGAGGAGGAGAAG TACGAGGCAGTACACCGTTCCCGACCCACCGGGGCTCTTCGATGGTCATGTGTGGCCCATGTACCTGAAACACAGACTTGAGATGGAGAACTGTGGTTTGCCAATTG AATACCTGAACGGGTTGAAAGCAAAAGATGAAATTTACAATCAGGTATATGAAGATGTCCACAACACACTTCTGAATCGTTTATAG
- the LOC127639886 gene encoding caytaxin-like produces the protein MESTCALSDGRTSPPNSLLTGGAGGVGAHRKRRTLVAPDMNLSLDQSEGSLLSDDFLDTPDDLDINVDDIETPDETDSLEFTTNGNDLEWEDDTPVTSGKAPPADSDTDAVDGLGVNGRLWRTVIIGEQEYRIDMQVIRPYLHVISHGGYYGEGLNAIVVFSACYLPDSSCPDYHYLMENLFLYVVSNLEMLVAEDYLIIFINGGTPRSKMPGISWLKKCYQMIDRRLRKNLKSLIITHPSWFIRTVVAISKPFISVKFMNKIRYVHSLEELEKIVPLEHIQIPECVLQFEEERIKARNERMEQEKKEQRHPEQQYDSTNLERKTAVEDAGH, from the exons ATGGAGTCTACCTGTGCTCTGAGTGACGGGAGAACTT CTCCTCCAAACTCTCTCCTCACTGGTGGAGCTGGAGGGGTCGGAGCTCATCGGAAGCGACGCACACTAGTGGCCCCAGACATGAACTTGTCCCTGGACCAGAGCGAAGGTTCCTTGCTCTCCGATGACTTCCTGGATACGCCAGATGATCTGGATATTAATGTGGATGATATCGAGACTCCAGATGAGACGGACTCACTGGAGTTCACCACCAACGGCAACGACCTGGAGTGGGAGG ATGATACACCCGTCACCTCAGGTAAAGCGCCCCCTGCTGACAGTGATACTGATGCTGTGGACGGGCTGGGTGTCAACGGCCGTTTGTGGAGGACTGTGATCATCGGCGAACAGGAATATCGCATAGACATGCAGGTCATACGACCCTACCTGCACGTCATATCGCATGGAG GGTACTATGGCGAGGGTCTGAATGCCATCGTTGTGTTCTCGGCATGTTACCTTCCTGACAGCAGCTGTCCAGATTACCATTATCTCATGGAAAACCTCTTCCT GTATGTGGTGAGCAATTTGGAGATGCTGGTGGCGGAGGACTACCTCATCATCTTTATAAATGGAGGAACGCCACGCAGTAAGATGCCAGGCATTAGCTGGTTGAAGAAGTGCTATCAGATGATTGACAGAAG ACTGAGGAAAAACCTGAAATCTCTGATCATCACTCACCCATCCTGGTTTATCCGAACAGTCGTTGCCATTTCCAAACCCTTCATCAG TGTGAAGTTCATGAATAAGATCCGTTATGTGCACAGTCTGGAAGAGCTGGAGAAGATTGTCCCATTGGAACACATTCAGATCCCAGAGTGTGTCTTACA GTTTGAAGAGGAAAGAATTAAAGCTAGAAACGAGAG AATGGAGCAGGAAAAGAAAGAACAACGGCACCCTGAACAGCAATACGATTCAACCAATCTAGAGAG GAAAACAGCTGTTGAAGATGCTGGACACTAA